One segment of Anatilimnocola aggregata DNA contains the following:
- a CDS encoding sensor histidine kinase, giving the protein MPLLLQEICKSFRASSDQSIAEALRDGSAFAHGLQRVQDAFDIEEVVAEYNILRCCIHDVAEENGLNLQGIPFRIINRVLDQAIGVALQTYSTERAAEVLKRREEYLAFVAHDLRTPLNAISLAGRILEVSQSGQEASEESVQVLKALRRSVKQLEGMVDKILEENANLQTELGVKLERREFDLWPLVEGLIHDLHPVAGTSSTKLVNKIPGDLVVYADAGLLRRVFQNLIANAIKYTPRGQIVIDAREATDGKSIECSVTDNGTGIPPELIDKVFEKGETDPHNVGGLGLGLAIVKTFIEAHEGNINVSSGQTAGTVFVFTLPGKAAS; this is encoded by the coding sequence ATGCCGCTTCTCCTCCAAGAGATCTGCAAATCGTTTCGTGCCTCGTCGGATCAATCGATTGCCGAAGCACTCCGCGACGGGAGTGCCTTCGCGCATGGACTGCAGCGTGTTCAAGATGCGTTTGACATCGAAGAGGTAGTGGCCGAGTACAACATTTTGCGCTGCTGCATCCACGATGTGGCTGAAGAGAACGGGCTGAACCTGCAAGGCATTCCGTTCCGCATTATCAACCGCGTGCTGGATCAGGCGATTGGGGTTGCCCTGCAGACCTATTCCACCGAACGAGCGGCGGAGGTTTTGAAACGCCGTGAAGAATATCTGGCCTTTGTCGCCCACGATCTGCGCACGCCGCTCAATGCCATCTCACTAGCCGGACGAATTTTAGAGGTGTCGCAGTCAGGACAGGAGGCCAGTGAAGAATCAGTCCAGGTCCTCAAGGCCTTGCGCCGAAGTGTCAAACAGCTGGAAGGGATGGTCGACAAGATCCTGGAGGAGAACGCCAATCTTCAGACCGAGTTGGGGGTTAAGCTCGAACGGAGAGAGTTCGATCTATGGCCGCTGGTAGAAGGCCTGATTCACGACCTGCATCCAGTTGCTGGCACTTCTAGTACGAAGCTGGTGAACAAGATTCCCGGCGACCTTGTCGTCTACGCGGATGCTGGCCTCCTCCGGCGAGTCTTTCAAAATCTCATTGCCAACGCCATCAAGTACACTCCCCGCGGCCAGATTGTCATCGATGCGCGCGAGGCGACGGATGGTAAATCCATCGAATGCTCTGTGACCGACAATGGCACGGGCATTCCGCCAGAGCTAATCGACAAAGTCTTCGAAAAAGGCGAAACCGATCCGCACAATGTGGGCGGACTTGGTCTCGGACTGGCGATCGTGAAGACTTTTATTGAAGCGCACGAGGGGAACATCAACGTCTCCAGCGGACAAACAGCGGGCACGGTGTTCGTGTTCACCTTGCCTGGCAAGGCTGCCTCGTAA
- a CDS encoding Dabb family protein, with the protein MNHRLLLLTMLCGLLTISARTMADEATSSKPATKPIAGPFVHVALYTFKADAPMGTVAAFVAEAEKCFGEIESVRTFRIGKPATKATPREYMIDPKNAYHVGIVLTFDNFDGMAEYGNDQRHNELKKKYAKYFEKIVAYDFE; encoded by the coding sequence ATGAACCATCGACTCTTACTTCTCACCATGCTTTGTGGATTGCTTACTATCTCAGCGCGAACCATGGCGGACGAGGCCACCAGTTCAAAGCCAGCTACCAAACCGATTGCAGGGCCCTTTGTGCATGTGGCCCTCTACACCTTCAAAGCCGATGCTCCCATGGGGACAGTAGCTGCGTTCGTGGCCGAGGCCGAAAAGTGCTTTGGCGAAATCGAATCGGTTCGCACGTTTCGCATCGGCAAACCGGCCACTAAGGCTACGCCGCGAGAATACATGATCGACCCGAAAAATGCCTACCACGTGGGCATCGTGCTTACGTTCGACAACTTCGATGGCATGGCCGAGTACGGCAACGACCAACGGCACAACGAGCTAAAGAAAAAGTACGCGAAGTATTTCGAGAAGATCGTTGCCTACGACTTTGAGTAA
- the guaB gene encoding IMP dehydrogenase produces the protein MDDRIGRMGITFDDVLLEPRYSDAVPADVNVSTMLTKRITLHIPLLSSPMDTVTEHQMAIALAKEGGLGIIHKNLSIEQQQEEVIKVKRSANGIILDPVTLRPEAPVSQAQELMKQKNVSGFPITDERGKLVGILTRRDLRFLENREQPISEVMTATNLVTAKGTVTLEEAEQILTAKKVEKLLLVDDTYCLTGMITIRDIDMMKRFPNACKDKLGRLRVGAAVGVFDFERAQTLIQAGVDVLVVDSAHGHSLNVIESVKEIKKRWDIDVVAGNVATREGCRDLIAAGADAVKVGIGPGSICTTRVISGVGVPQITAIMEAAQVAKSSGTPIIADGGIRFSGDITKAIAAGAHVAMIGGLFAGLAESPGKTILFQGRTFKAYRGMGSMGAMVKGSSERYRQSGANGGTGKLVPEGVEGRVPFKGALSDFVYQIVGGLRAGMGYCGTKTIEELRTEARFIQVSAASVRESHPHDIAITQEAPNYSPDYSSGKETD, from the coding sequence ATGGACGACCGCATCGGACGGATGGGCATTACTTTTGACGATGTGCTGCTGGAGCCACGCTACAGCGACGCCGTGCCTGCCGATGTCAACGTCTCGACGATGCTCACCAAGCGGATCACGCTCCATATTCCCCTCCTTAGCTCGCCGATGGACACCGTCACCGAGCATCAGATGGCCATCGCCCTCGCCAAAGAGGGCGGCCTCGGCATCATTCATAAGAATCTGTCGATCGAACAGCAACAAGAAGAAGTCATCAAGGTCAAACGCTCGGCCAACGGCATCATTCTCGACCCCGTCACGCTGAGGCCCGAAGCTCCGGTCAGCCAGGCTCAGGAGTTGATGAAGCAGAAGAACGTCAGCGGTTTCCCCATTACAGATGAACGGGGCAAGCTGGTGGGAATTTTGACTCGGCGGGATCTGCGGTTTTTGGAGAATCGCGAGCAGCCCATTAGCGAGGTAATGACCGCCACTAATCTGGTGACAGCAAAGGGGACCGTAACGCTTGAGGAAGCTGAGCAGATTTTAACGGCAAAAAAGGTCGAGAAGCTGCTGCTGGTTGACGATACATATTGCCTAACCGGCATGATTACCATTCGCGACATCGACATGATGAAGCGCTTCCCAAATGCCTGCAAAGACAAACTGGGAAGACTGCGGGTGGGTGCTGCGGTGGGAGTGTTCGACTTCGAACGTGCTCAGACCCTGATTCAAGCAGGCGTCGATGTGCTAGTGGTCGACAGTGCTCACGGGCATAGCCTGAATGTGATCGAGTCGGTTAAGGAAATTAAGAAGCGTTGGGACATTGATGTCGTCGCGGGGAACGTGGCAACCCGCGAAGGCTGCAGAGACTTGATCGCCGCTGGTGCTGACGCCGTGAAGGTGGGCATCGGACCGGGATCGATCTGCACGACGCGCGTGATCAGCGGAGTGGGCGTTCCGCAGATTACGGCCATTATGGAAGCAGCCCAAGTTGCCAAGAGCAGCGGAACTCCCATCATCGCCGATGGTGGAATTCGCTTCTCCGGAGACATCACGAAAGCGATTGCCGCCGGTGCTCACGTAGCGATGATCGGCGGATTGTTTGCAGGCCTGGCCGAAAGTCCGGGCAAGACCATCCTGTTCCAAGGACGAACCTTTAAGGCCTATCGAGGCATGGGTTCGATGGGCGCGATGGTGAAGGGTTCGAGCGAGCGATATCGCCAGTCTGGTGCCAACGGTGGCACCGGCAAGCTGGTGCCCGAAGGAGTCGAAGGACGCGTTCCATTTAAGGGAGCGCTCAGCGACTTCGTGTATCAGATTGTCGGCGGGCTGCGGGCCGGCATGGGATATTGCGGAACGAAGACGATTGAAGAATTGCGAACGGAAGCGCGGTTCATCCAGGTCTCGGCGGCGAGCGTACGAGAAAGTCACCCCCATGATATTGCCATCACGCAGGAAGCACCCAACTACAGCCCGGACTATTCGTCCGGCAAAGAGACGGACTAG
- a CDS encoding alpha/beta hydrolase family protein, with protein sequence MSQGNYDPRFPQPNPFAPQADGYGGYQGQQYPQQNYTGQNFPSQSYPPQRPKHAGSGLKTLLIILGVIGSLLGLMFVSCCGGLVYLAQPQKPSSAASQLFDLSLVPIPTLLTLPPPKKKFHVHPKPKTIGTRIVIDTFRKRSFAIPNPFQGEANFSAVSVGENSSTPGHSGKICVYLPLGEHAPRTLPAVLITVAGTNLLQGANFGPIEDISAGAEHLPYVQAGFAVVVYEMDGGAEVKSDEQLTVAYNQFKASCAGMVNARNAFEYILARIPQINPQQIYTAGHSSAGAAALLFAAHEPRVAGCVAYAPCADVAGFHPYGTILRMKPKFPGLIDFLHQSSPTTHAERIHCPVLLFSAEDDSVVDVQKTRDFAALLQKTNAQVTVYTVEEGDHYDAMIEEGIPAGIEWIKQRAGR encoded by the coding sequence ATGTCGCAAGGCAATTACGATCCTCGCTTTCCGCAGCCCAATCCCTTCGCACCGCAAGCAGACGGCTATGGTGGCTATCAGGGTCAACAATATCCGCAGCAAAACTACACCGGACAGAACTTTCCCAGTCAGAGCTATCCGCCACAGCGCCCCAAACACGCCGGCAGTGGATTGAAGACGCTACTGATTATTCTGGGAGTGATTGGCAGTTTGCTTGGGCTGATGTTCGTGTCGTGTTGCGGTGGCCTCGTTTACCTGGCTCAGCCCCAAAAGCCTTCCTCGGCAGCGTCTCAACTTTTCGATCTTTCGCTGGTACCCATCCCCACGCTGCTCACTCTGCCGCCCCCCAAGAAGAAGTTTCATGTCCATCCCAAGCCCAAGACGATTGGCACACGCATCGTTATTGACACCTTCAGGAAACGTAGCTTTGCCATTCCCAATCCGTTTCAGGGCGAGGCCAACTTCAGTGCCGTTTCCGTTGGCGAGAATAGCTCGACGCCTGGCCACAGCGGAAAAATCTGCGTCTATCTGCCGCTCGGCGAACATGCGCCGAGAACCTTGCCTGCCGTGCTGATTACCGTGGCTGGGACTAACCTGCTGCAAGGTGCTAACTTCGGACCGATTGAGGATATTTCAGCTGGTGCCGAACACCTCCCTTACGTTCAGGCGGGGTTCGCAGTCGTCGTCTATGAAATGGATGGCGGAGCGGAAGTGAAGTCAGACGAACAACTCACCGTAGCCTACAACCAATTCAAAGCCTCGTGCGCGGGCATGGTGAATGCGAGGAACGCCTTTGAATACATCCTCGCTAGGATCCCCCAAATCAATCCACAGCAGATTTACACGGCGGGACATAGTTCCGCGGGTGCAGCCGCGCTCCTGTTTGCCGCGCACGAACCGCGCGTGGCAGGTTGCGTCGCCTATGCCCCTTGTGCCGATGTCGCTGGCTTTCATCCCTACGGGACGATTTTGAGAATGAAGCCGAAGTTCCCGGGTCTTATCGACTTTCTGCATCAAAGCTCGCCCACGACGCACGCCGAGCGAATTCATTGCCCCGTGCTGCTCTTCTCGGCCGAAGACGATTCCGTCGTCGACGTGCAAAAGACCCGTGACTTCGCGGCCTTGCTGCAAAAGACCAATGCCCAAGTCACGGTCTATACGGTCGAAGAAGGAGATCACTACGATGCAATGATCGAAGAGGGCATCCCCGCCGGGATTGAGTGGATCAAGCAGCGAGCGGGAAGATAG
- a CDS encoding YkgJ family cysteine cluster protein codes for MTTETANIHFEVHGQQHMLPVEFELGEQPLRAILPVARQLAERLTTLAIEQVEAEGKSISCRAGCGACCRQLVVITLTEAEVLADVVAALPAEQQAAMRAKFAAGIKQLESAGMLDPAEEPGTRSFLSDVADQFALAVADVGRRYFSQQIACPFLVNESCGVYAERPLVCREYHVTSPAADCSNLYQIGVDRVTSDVNMGGYVTRTLHQLADQPMQMIPLILALEWAASRSARQARTIDGLTLVQALVTEIGKGPQLPGN; via the coding sequence ATGACCACTGAAACAGCCAACATTCATTTCGAAGTTCACGGCCAGCAGCACATGCTGCCGGTCGAGTTTGAATTGGGCGAGCAGCCTTTGCGGGCCATTCTTCCCGTTGCTCGGCAATTGGCCGAACGTTTGACCACTTTGGCAATCGAACAAGTCGAAGCGGAAGGGAAGTCGATCAGTTGCCGTGCGGGATGCGGCGCTTGTTGCCGGCAATTGGTCGTCATTACCTTGACCGAAGCAGAGGTGTTGGCAGACGTTGTGGCGGCGCTTCCTGCCGAGCAGCAAGCGGCGATGCGCGCTAAGTTCGCGGCTGGCATCAAGCAACTGGAATCCGCGGGCATGCTCGACCCTGCCGAAGAGCCCGGGACGCGATCATTCTTAAGCGACGTGGCGGATCAGTTCGCCTTAGCCGTCGCCGATGTCGGCCGCCGCTACTTTTCCCAGCAAATTGCCTGTCCGTTTCTCGTCAACGAAAGCTGCGGAGTGTATGCCGAGCGGCCGCTTGTCTGCCGCGAATATCATGTAACCTCGCCAGCCGCTGATTGCTCGAATCTCTATCAAATTGGAGTCGATCGCGTGACCAGCGATGTGAATATGGGGGGCTACGTGACACGTACGTTGCATCAGTTGGCGGACCAGCCGATGCAAATGATTCCACTGATTCTGGCCCTGGAATGGGCGGCGTCGCGATCGGCACGGCAAGCGCGAACGATCGATGGCCTCACACTCGTGCAAGCCCTTGTAACCGAAATCGGCAAAGGCCCGCAACTGCCTGGGAACT